The genomic interval TGATACCCAACGCTTTACGCACTGCGGTCGGCTTGGCCGCGGCAGCGAGATAGCGTTCGTGGGTGGCCATGTGCGCGGCCACGCTCAGCCGGCACTCCCCCGTGGTTTTGCCGGTGCCCGGCCCACCCAGGACACCGATGTGTTTGCGGACCGCGCTGTGCGGCAGCGTGAACAGCGTGTCGGTGGTCGAACCCAGTTCGCCGGCCACGGATTTGCGGTGCTGGGAAACCTGGAGGGCGCGACGTCCGAGGACGATCTGGCGTTTGCCCCGCCCGCGGCCGGTGACGATAGTCAATGGTGTGGCGCGGGTGGCGAGTTCACGGGCGGCGGCGAATTTGGCGTCGATCTGGTGGCGCTGGGCGCGTTCGGTGCGCGGTATGTCCTTCTTGCCGATGGTGTGCAGGCGGTGGCAGCGCTGTGCCCACCACCAGGTCGCGCACAGCAGCGACAGCGGCAGTCCGGCGACACTGAATTCGAGCAGTCCCGGAAGCCAGTCCCCATCGGCGACCAGCGAGCCACCATGAATGAACAGTTCCAGCGGCGTCCATGGTGAGCCGCTGACCGCAATGGTGGTGGCGGGCAGGATCAGGGATCCGGCGGCGTAGTTGCGGACGCGGGCCGGTTCGTACTCCTTGCGCCGGATCTGCCACGCGCAGGCAGCGAACGCGGCGCCGGTGAGCCCGGCCGCGGTTCCAGTGTCTGCCAGGAACGCACCAACCTGGGGCAGCCAGTCGGCGTCGGCGGAGGTGGCGGGGTCGTGATTGTCAAGGAACTGCAACCACTTCGGCTGCGGCGCACCCGAAACCGGATCTGGCGTGACCGCCTGCGGCTGCCCGCTCGGCGGCGTTGGCTGGGCTCCGCAGTCCTGTGGGGTGATCAGGGGTTTGCATTCATACACCGGTGCGCGAGCGGGAACTCGCGGGGCCGGCGCGACAGCGGTGGGTCCGCAGTCTTCTGCGGTGATGAGGGGTTTGCAGGCGGCGAGGAACTTTTCGAACGAAGTCATCGGGCGCGGTCCTCCTTTCGGGTCGGCGCGGTCGGCAAGTCAATGGAGCGGTCCTCGATCACCCGAGTAAGCGACCGCAGCCGGATGTCCGGTTCGGCCCCGATGCGTCCGGGCTTGATGAGGTCGTCGACGACGACGCGTTCCAGGGCGTCGCCGATGCGCTTGCTGCCGTAGAGGTAGAGCAGCCCGTCCCCGAACTGTCGGGCGCGCTGGTAGGCGTTGAACACGCTGTCGGCCAGCCGTTTTCGTGAGGGACGCTTCAGGGTCAGTTCGACCTCGACCGATAGCCATTGCCCGCGGTAGCGGTAGCGTCCGTCGTGGACGTGCCCGCGGGCGATGCCCTGCTTGGTCGCAGCCACGGTGTCGGCGCGGTCGGCGAGGATCGGTGCGCCGGGGCGTTGCCCGGCCGCGATCGCGGCGTCGCGCAACAGCTTTCGTTCCGGCACCCACAACCCGGTCTCCAGCCCGCACAGTGCGGCGCGCACCTTGGCGACGGCGAGTTTGTGGGCCAAATTGCTGCTGGTCGGCTTCCAGCTCGACACCGGATACCCGAGCCGTTCAGCGGCCACAGCCGGACGCGGCCACACCACGGTCACTTCGCGCTCGGCGTTGTCGAGGAAGATGGAAACCGAACGCAGCACGGCGAATTCGTCGCGCCAGCGTTCGATAAGTTCGTAGGTGCGGCGCCGGCCAGTCCCACACAGCAGGCTGACGGTGGCGAAATCCAGCACCCACTGCTCGGCGGCGAACACGGTCACCTGCTCGTCACGCTCGGTCCACCGCGAACGCGAATTCGGTCGGGAACGGTTCATCGATCCAGCCCCCAATCCTGTTCTAGCCGTTGCGGTGTGGCGACCGTGCTGCGCTGACGCTGGCGGACCACTGAGCGTTCGGTAATGCCGAGCTGGTCGGCGATCTGCCACGCCGGTGCCCCGCTGGTGGTCAGCTGCTGGATCCGTTCGTGGCGTTCAGCGCGTGCCGACGCCGGGGTCCAGCGGGCACGCACTGGCTTCGCGGTGGGGTCGTCGATGCTGTCTTCGTCCCATTCGAACGGCAGCGGCCAGCGGTGAGCGCGGCCGTGAGCACGCGCCCGATCCGACGGTCCCGGAATCATTTGCAGCCGTTCGAACAACGCTTTGACGGCCCGTTCTCGTGCGGCACTGATCGTTTCGCCGGTGCAGCCGCCGGCGGTGTTCGGTCGTCCGACCAGGCCGCTCATGGTGGCACTGGCGGGACTGATGCCGAGTTCACGTGCCAGATGGGCTTGCGGGTAGCCGTGGGCGACGAGCGCCTGGACACGCCGCTGGGCACCCAGGCTCGGCACGAGGGCGTTGTCGGCGACGACGTCAGCGGCCCGCTCGGGCACGGGCACCGCCAGGATCGCCTGTTCGACCTCGCTGGAGACCCGTTCCCAGTCCGGGCGTGCCGCGTTGGCGATCGTGACCCGATCTACCCCGGCCAGCGCCTCCAGCTGATGCGGTCGAATTCCTGCCGCTTTCAGGCGCTCGATATGGGCACGGACCTTGTCGGCGGGCACCCGGGGCTGCCAGCGCCCGTAGGCCTGTTCGCGGCGGCGGAACCGTTGATAGCTGGCCTGGCACATACCGCGGCTGTAGTCGCCAGGGCCACCGCAGCCACACGAGCACATCGGGTGACGGTCCGAAGCGGTCATCGGTCCAACCCCCAATCCAGATCCTGGCGCCCCGGCCACCCGGCCCGCTCACGGTGCGGCATGTCGGTGGGCCGTCGCGGTCCGGTGCCACCTGGTGCGGGGTCTTGGCGGACGAAGTTCAGCTGGTCGGGCCGGATCAGGCGCAGGTCGTTGATGTCGTGGCCGGCTTCGAGGTGGTCGAACAGGTCTTTGCCGGACGCCGTGTGCATGACGTCGATGTGGCGCGCCAGCCCTTGCAGGCGGTCGTAGACCTGGGCGGCGTGCTGGAACCCGGGCAGATCCCGGTCGGCGACGATCACCACATGCGAAGCACCGCGCAGCTGTTCGGCGTGCTCGGGACGGAACTTGCCCGCGCCCGCGGCGTTGCAGGTCGCGGGATAACCGGCAGCGATGGCACGGTCGACGTCCTTTTCCCCCTCGCACACCAGGATCGGGTGGCCTTCGGCGATGGCCCAGGCCACGATCGGCGCCTGGTACAGCACGGGCGCGAACCCACCGGGAACCCACCCTTGGCGCTCGGGGTCCCAGCGGCGTTGGCTGAAGTCTTTCGCGGTGCCGTGCTCGTGCGGAGTGGCGTAGCGAATCACCTGGCCGACAGGATCTTTCGCGGCGGTGGTGTAGGTGTATGTCGCGACCCGCCGCCGCGGCCCGGTGACCGCACCCAAGTCATCGACCGGAGTGGTCACGCCGGGCTGCGCCGCCGGGGTCGGCTGTACGGGCGTGTGTCGGGGTCCGGGCCGGTAGTTGCTCTGAGTGCGGTCGGGCAGGCGGTCGAACAGGTCCCGCACGCGCAGGCCGGCCACGCTGAGGACGTCGTCCTGGTCGCAGCGGCTAAAGCAGGTGACGATGGTCTTTTCCCGGCGCGGGTCGTATTTCACTCCGAGGGACGGGTTTCGGTCGCCGCGGCCCTTGCCGTGGGTCGGTACCGGGCAGTGGAATTTGGTCCATTCGCCGGATTGCCTGGTGGCTTCGGCGGTCACTTGCCGTAGGCCGTCGACGACCCGGTCGTAGGAGGGTCCGTACAGGTGTCCGGTCATGCGCCGCTCACCGCCTGCCCGAAGGCGGCGTGGTCGAGCAGGTGCTTGCCGATCGAGCGGGTGAAGGCCGGCGGGATCGCTTCGCGCAGGCCGTCGCGGCTCATCCAGTCGATGCCCATGGCTTGGCGGGCTTGGCTGACGCCGGAGAAGTTACCGACCACGTGCATGAACTCGCCCGGCTCCGGTGGCCGCCCCATCTTCCGCAGCGGGGCGGTGTGGCGGGGGTGTTCCGGCTGCCGGAGCACGATGTTCGACTCGAAGATCCGGTGCCGGTAGACGCGCAGGCCCTCGAACATGGTGCCGCACAACATGACCGGGTTCCGCAGTGGTGCGCCAGGGACGTTCTCGATCACCCACGGCTTGGCGCCCGCCAAGCGGAGGAAGGCGTCGCGGACCGGGCCGATGAGATCGGGGTGTGTGCGGGCGCGCAGGCGATGCGCGAGGGTGTAGAGCTGGCAGGGCGGGGAGGCGTGGTAGGCGTCGAACTCGCTGGCATGGTCGTCCAAGAAGGCCAGGGCCTCGGCCTGGTGGAACTCGAACGGATACCGGGGCTGCGGCTCGACATCGACCCCGACGACATCGAATCCGGCCCGGTAGTAACCCATTCCTGCGCCACCCTGCTTGCAGAACAGATCGAGCAGCCGCGGCTTGTGCACCCCGATCGTTGGGAGCGGCGCCGGGCTGGCGGGGCTCGGGAACGGCATATTCGGGGACCCGGGAATCGGGATGCTCATCGATCCAGCCCCCAATCCTGTTCCGGAAAAGCGGATTCCGGTTCGATGCTGGCGAACCATTGCGATCCGGGGTCCCCGATCTGCCCGATCTCGCGGCGGTCGAATCCGCGGCGTTCCCACGCCCGCGCTTGGCGTTCCCGGGTCGCTTTGGCCAGGGCTTCTCGCTGCGCCGGGGTGGCGTCACGCTTGGGTGCGGCCTGATCGACGCGGTACAGGTAGGCGGTGTTGCGGGGCCGGCCGCCACCGGCGGCGGGGGCGACGATCTGGGCGGCGATGTCTTGGCCGTTGGGCCTCAGCTGCTGCGCGCGGAGTTGCCGCCGGGTGGCCAAACCTGGTGGGGCGGTGCGCCATTCGTAGGTCGGTAGCCCGAACCGGGCGCCGGTGGGGTCGGGCAGGTCGCGGCGATGGACGTTCTGAGGGCCGGTCATCGCTGCACCTCGCGATCCAGGAATTCTCCCGACAACAGCCACTGGCCCGGGACGCGGCCAGGTGTGCGCACGACCGGCGGTTTCGGGGCGTCGACGTGGAACACTCTGTCGCGCAGTGCGGGCCGGTCCGGGAGGTGTATGGCGAGGTGCGGGATCTGTTCAGCGGGGGTCGCGATGGATTTCTGGTGTTCGCGTTGTTCGAGGTCGCGGATGTGTTCGACGGCGGCGCGCGGGTCGACGCCGAGGTGGCGGGCGAGGCGGCGGATGGCGGGCCAGTCGCCGCAGGCGAGGGCCGGAATGC from Nocardia goodfellowii carries:
- a CDS encoding DNA cytosine methyltransferase; this translates as MSIPIPGSPNMPFPSPASPAPLPTIGVHKPRLLDLFCKQGGAGMGYYRAGFDVVGVDVEPQPRYPFEFHQAEALAFLDDHASEFDAYHASPPCQLYTLAHRLRARTHPDLIGPVRDAFLRLAGAKPWVIENVPGAPLRNPVMLCGTMFEGLRVYRHRIFESNIVLRQPEHPRHTAPLRKMGRPPEPGEFMHVVGNFSGVSQARQAMGIDWMSRDGLREAIPPAFTRSIGKHLLDHAAFGQAVSGA
- a CDS encoding RRQRL motif-containing zinc-binding protein translates to MTGPQNVHRRDLPDPTGARFGLPTYEWRTAPPGLATRRQLRAQQLRPNGQDIAAQIVAPAAGGGRPRNTAYLYRVDQAAPKRDATPAQREALAKATRERQARAWERRGFDRREIGQIGDPGSQWFASIEPESAFPEQDWGLDR
- a CDS encoding toprim domain-containing protein, with translation MTGHLYGPSYDRVVDGLRQVTAEATRQSGEWTKFHCPVPTHGKGRGDRNPSLGVKYDPRREKTIVTCFSRCDQDDVLSVAGLRVRDLFDRLPDRTQSNYRPGPRHTPVQPTPAAQPGVTTPVDDLGAVTGPRRRVATYTYTTAAKDPVGQVIRYATPHEHGTAKDFSQRRWDPERQGWVPGGFAPVLYQAPIVAWAIAEGHPILVCEGEKDVDRAIAAGYPATCNAAGAGKFRPEHAEQLRGASHVVIVADRDLPGFQHAAQVYDRLQGLARHIDVMHTASGKDLFDHLEAGHDINDLRLIRPDQLNFVRQDPAPGGTGPRRPTDMPHRERAGWPGRQDLDWGLDR